A stretch of the Actinomyces faecalis genome encodes the following:
- a CDS encoding ABC transporter ATP-binding protein — translation MLLPLLRSYLRPYRALLLGVLILEAAQVMASLYLPNLNAAIIDTGVAQGDTAYIWRTGAFMLLVSVIQGTCAIGGTWCAAKAAMSMGRDLRSQLFRRVGDFSEQEVSRFGAGSLITRNTNDVQQVQTLVLMGCTMLVTAPMYAVGGVVMAVSHAPSLSWLIAVAVPVLLVIVGVTVAKMVPLFRVYQDKLDAINRTMREQLTGIRVIRAFVREEAETERFRDANADITRVGEKVGQLFVFLFPATMLVLDVTMVGVIWFGGHQVGDGRVEVGTLVAFMTYLMQILMGIVMASFMTIMIPRATVCAERISEVLATDPSIEAVPDATTTFSTPGTLEMRGVSFTFPGADAAVLEDITFRAEPGQTVAVVGSTGSGKTTLLTLVARLIEPTHGQVLVGGVDVTKAEPEALWSQIGLVPQKPFLFAGTVASNLRLGREDATDEELWQALEIAQAAGFVKEMDGQLQAPIAQGGTNVSGGQRQRLSIARAVVRRPALLLLDDSFSALDVATDARLRAALAPATEQVTKLVVAQRVSTVVDADLILVLDEGRLVGAGRHDALVATSETYREIVTSQLGSGAAA, via the coding sequence ATGCTCCTGCCATTGTTGCGCAGCTACCTGCGCCCTTACCGAGCCCTCCTGCTCGGCGTCCTCATCCTGGAGGCCGCGCAGGTCATGGCCTCGCTGTACCTGCCTAACCTCAACGCCGCCATCATCGACACCGGTGTCGCCCAGGGCGACACCGCCTACATCTGGCGTACCGGCGCCTTCATGCTCCTGGTGTCCGTCATCCAGGGCACCTGCGCCATCGGCGGCACCTGGTGCGCTGCCAAGGCCGCGATGTCCATGGGACGTGACCTGCGCAGCCAGCTCTTCCGCCGCGTCGGCGACTTCTCCGAGCAGGAGGTCTCCCGCTTCGGGGCCGGCTCGCTCATCACACGCAACACCAACGACGTCCAGCAGGTCCAGACGCTGGTCCTCATGGGGTGCACCATGCTCGTGACCGCCCCGATGTACGCCGTCGGCGGCGTGGTCATGGCGGTGTCCCACGCGCCCAGCCTCTCCTGGCTCATCGCCGTGGCCGTACCGGTGCTGCTGGTCATCGTCGGCGTCACCGTCGCCAAGATGGTCCCGCTCTTCCGCGTCTACCAGGACAAGCTCGACGCCATCAACCGCACCATGCGCGAGCAGCTGACCGGCATCCGCGTCATCCGCGCCTTCGTGCGCGAGGAGGCCGAGACCGAGCGCTTCCGCGACGCCAACGCGGACATCACCCGCGTGGGGGAGAAGGTCGGCCAGCTCTTCGTCTTCCTCTTCCCCGCCACCATGCTCGTGCTTGACGTGACGATGGTGGGCGTCATCTGGTTCGGCGGTCACCAGGTCGGCGACGGCCGGGTTGAGGTCGGCACCCTCGTGGCCTTCATGACCTACCTCATGCAGATCCTCATGGGAATCGTCATGGCCTCCTTCATGACCATCATGATCCCGCGCGCCACCGTCTGCGCCGAACGCATCAGCGAGGTGCTGGCCACCGACCCCTCGATCGAGGCCGTCCCCGACGCCACCACCACCTTCTCAACCCCCGGCACCCTGGAGATGCGCGGTGTCTCCTTCACCTTCCCTGGCGCTGACGCCGCCGTGCTGGAGGACATCACGTTCCGAGCCGAGCCAGGCCAGACCGTGGCCGTGGTCGGCTCGACAGGATCGGGAAAGACCACGCTGCTCACCCTCGTGGCCCGTCTCATCGAGCCCACCCACGGCCAGGTGCTGGTTGGCGGCGTGGACGTGACGAAGGCCGAGCCCGAGGCCCTGTGGTCCCAGATCGGCCTGGTCCCCCAGAAGCCCTTCCTCTTCGCCGGCACGGTGGCCTCCAACCTGCGGCTGGGCCGCGAGGACGCCACCGACGAGGAGCTGTGGCAGGCCCTGGAGATCGCCCAGGCGGCGGGCTTTGTCAAGGAGATGGACGGCCAGCTCCAGGCGCCGATCGCCCAGGGCGGCACCAACGTCTCGGGCGGACAGCGTCAGCGCCTGTCCATCGCCCGCGCGGTCGTGCGCCGTCCGGCGCTCCTGCTGCTGGACGACTCCTTCTCCGCCCTGGACGTGGCCACGGACGCCCGTCTGCGTGCGGCGCTGGCCCCAGCGACCGAGCAGGTCACCAAGCTCGTCGTCGCCCAGCGCGTGTCCACCGTTGTCGACGCCGACCTCATCCTCGTCCTGGACGAGGGACGTCTGGTCGGCGCCGGCCGCCACGACGCGCTCGTCGCCACCAGCGAGACCTACCGCGAGATCGTCACCTCCCAGCTCGGAAGCGGGGCCGCAGCATGA